From a single Aricia agestis chromosome 17, ilAriAges1.1, whole genome shotgun sequence genomic region:
- the LOC121735616 gene encoding zinc finger protein 2 homolog isoform X9 yields the protein MFEQQIKAEPMSFYTHQHVNSGPPTIIRSESNHPIINMNQHQHEDSKDSLMQQQHQELMEHQDMQQDDDDVDNLSFKGMEDEGVEMDMDGRQCAQGMGVDMGSIQTKMEVSNGPQSIPRSKPQACKVCGKVLSSASSYYVHMKLHSGNKPFQCTVCDAAFCRKPYLDVHMRTHTGERPFQCDLCLKRFTQKSSLNTHKRVHTDEHMRALMVKDRPHKCELCGMRFTQSSSLNRHKKIHTEEHRRALLEKVRPYQCHICFMRFTQKSSLGRHGKIHTEEHIQSLINKVRPYQCDVCDKRFTQKSSLGTHKRIHTGERPFQCTVCLKSFTQKCALNLHEKIHTVQGRPFQCLQCPAAFTCKQYLEIHNRTHTGERPYQCDVCLKRFAQKSTLNIHKRTHTVQGRPYQCTECPAAFTCKPYLEIHMRTHTGERPFECDVCYKRFTQKSTLNIHKRIHTGERPYACDICQKRFAVKSYVTAHRWSHVADKPLSCERCSMTFTSKSQFALHIRTHATGPCYECSVCGRTFVRDSYLIRHHNRVHRENHSNVSANSISTINSVATNTSNYDSPGVCDLSFVPMVNRYMTSQGTQVSMDTTKMSAMSPQSIASISSPPPPHTPTPQPPMSGQMRLSD from the exons ACCAGGACATGCAgcaagatgatgatgatgtcgaCAAT TTGAGCTTCAAGGGGATGGAGGATGAAGGAGTTGAAATGGACATGGACGGCAGACAATGTGcacaa GGAATGGGTGTCGACATGGGTTCAATCCAAACAAAAATGGAAGTATCAAACGGCCCGCAATCAATTCCACGCTCAAAACCTCAAGCTTGTAAG GTATGCGGCAAAGTGCTGTCTTCGGCATCATCGTATTACGTCCACATGAAGTTACACTCCGGGAACAAGCCGTTTCAATGCACA GTATGCGACGCAGCGTTCTGCCGCAAGCCGTATCTGGACGTGCACATGCGCACACACACCGGCGAGCGGCCGTTCCAGTGCGACCTGTGCCTCAAGCGCTTCACGCAGAAGTCCAGCCTCAACACGCACAAACGCGTCCACACCG ATGAGCACATGCGCGCGTTGATGGTGAAGGACCGACCGCACAAGTGCGAGCTCTGTGGGATGCGCTTCACGCAGAGCTCCAGCCTCAACAGACACAAGAAAATACACACGG AGGAGCACAGACGCGCCCTGTTAGAGAAAGTGCGGCCGTACCAGTGCCACATCTGTTTTATGCGCTTCACTCAGAAGTCCAGCCTGGGCCGTCACGGAAAGATACACACTG AGGAGCACATCCAATCGCTGATCAACAAAGTGCGCCCATATCAATGTGACGTCTGTGACAAGCGGTTCACGCAGAAGTCCAGCCTTGGCACCCATAAACGTATACACACCG GCGAGCGGCCGTTCCAGTGCACCGTCTGCCTCAAGTCCTTCACGCAGAAGTGCGCGCTCAATTTGCACGAAAAGATACATACGG TGCAGGGCCGGCCCTTCCAGTGCCTGCAGTGCCCCGCCGCCTTCACCTGCAAGCAGTACCTCGAGATCCACAACCGCACGCACACCGGCGAGCGTCCCTACCAGTGCGACGTCTGCCTCAAGAGGTTCGCGCAAAAGTCCACCCTCAACATTCACAAACGAACGCACACAG TGCAAGGTCGGCCGTATCAGTGCACGGAGTGTCCTGCGGCGTTCACTTGCAAGCCGTACCTGGAGATTCACATGCGCACACACACCGGCGAGCGGCCCTTCGAGTGCGATGTCTGTTACAAACGCTTCACGCAGAAATCTACGCTCAACATCCACAAGCGAATACATACCG GAGAACGTCCGTACGCCTGTGATATCTGTCAGAAAAGATTTGCTGTGAAGAGCTATGTCACCGCGCACAG GTGGTCGCACGTGGCGGACAAGCCGCTGAGCTGCGAGCGCTGCTCCATGACGTTCACGTCCAAGAGCCAATTCGCGCTGCACATCCGCACGCACGCCACCGGACCCTGCTACGAGTGCAGCGTGTGCGGCCGTACCTTCGTGCGGGACAGCTACCTCATACG GCACCACAACCGAGTGCACCGCGAGAACCACAGCAACGTGTCGGCGAACAGCATCAGCACCATCAACAGCGTCGCCACCAATACTTCCAACTACGACTCGCCCGGCGTCTGCGACCTGAG TTTTGTGCCAATGGTGAACCGCTACATGACGTCGCAGGGCACTCAGGTGTCGATGGACACGACCAAGATGTCCGCCATGTCGCCGCAGTCTATCGCCTCTATTT CGTCGCCCCCTCCCCCGCACACGCCGACGCCGCAACCGCCGATGTCGGGACAGATGCGTCTCTCAGATTGA
- the LOC121735616 gene encoding zinc finger protein 182-like isoform X10 — MFEQQIKAEPMSFYTHQHVNSGPPTIIRSESNHPIINMNQHQHEDSKDSLMQQQHQELMEHQDMQQDDDDVDNLSFKGMEDEGVEMDMDGRQCAQGMGVDMGSIQTKMEVSNGPQSIPRSKPQACKVCGKVLSSASSYYVHMKLHSGNKPFQCTVCDAAFCRKPYLDVHMRTHTGERPFQCDLCLKRFTQKSSLNTHKRVHTGERPFQCTVCLKSFTQKCALNLHEKIHTGERPYECDACHKRFTQKSSLSIHKRTHTVQGRPFQCLSCPAAFTCKQYLEIHTRTHTGERPYQCDICLKRFTQKSSLNIHKRTHSVQGRPFQCLQCPAAFTCKQYLEIHNRTHTGERPYQCDVCLKRFAQKSTLNIHKRTHTVQGRPYQCTECPAAFTCKPYLEIHMRTHTGERPFECDVCYKRFTQKSTLNIHKRIHTGERPYACDICQKRFAVKSYVTAHRWSHVADKPLSCERCSMTFTSKSQFALHIRTHATGPCYECSVCGRTFVRDSYLIRHHNRVHRENHSNVSANSISTINSVATNTSNYDSPGVCDLSFVPMVNRYMTSQGTQVSMDTTKMSAMSPQSIASISSPPPPHTPTPQPPMSGQMRLSD, encoded by the exons ACCAGGACATGCAgcaagatgatgatgatgtcgaCAAT TTGAGCTTCAAGGGGATGGAGGATGAAGGAGTTGAAATGGACATGGACGGCAGACAATGTGcacaa GGAATGGGTGTCGACATGGGTTCAATCCAAACAAAAATGGAAGTATCAAACGGCCCGCAATCAATTCCACGCTCAAAACCTCAAGCTTGTAAG GTATGCGGCAAAGTGCTGTCTTCGGCATCATCGTATTACGTCCACATGAAGTTACACTCCGGGAACAAGCCGTTTCAATGCACA GTATGCGACGCAGCGTTCTGCCGCAAGCCGTATCTGGACGTGCACATGCGCACACACACCGGCGAGCGGCCGTTCCAGTGCGACCTGTGCCTCAAGCGCTTCACGCAGAAGTCCAGCCTCAACACGCACAAACGCGTCCACACCG GCGAGCGGCCGTTCCAGTGCACCGTCTGCCTCAAGTCCTTCACGCAGAAGTGCGCGCTCAATTTGCACGAAAAGATACATACGG GCGAGCGGCCCTATGAGTGCGACGCGTGTCACAAGCGCTTCACGCAGAAGTCCAGCCTCAGTATACATAAGCGGACGCACACAG TCCAGGGCAGACCGTTCCAGTGCCTGTCGTGTCCCGCCGCCTTCACCTGCAAGCAATACCTGGAGATACACACGCGCACGCACACCGGCGAGCGACCCTATCAGTGCGACATCTGCCTGAAGCGCTTCACGCAGAAGTCTTCGCTCAACATACACAAACGGACGCACTCAG TGCAGGGCCGGCCCTTCCAGTGCCTGCAGTGCCCCGCCGCCTTCACCTGCAAGCAGTACCTCGAGATCCACAACCGCACGCACACCGGCGAGCGTCCCTACCAGTGCGACGTCTGCCTCAAGAGGTTCGCGCAAAAGTCCACCCTCAACATTCACAAACGAACGCACACAG TGCAAGGTCGGCCGTATCAGTGCACGGAGTGTCCTGCGGCGTTCACTTGCAAGCCGTACCTGGAGATTCACATGCGCACACACACCGGCGAGCGGCCCTTCGAGTGCGATGTCTGTTACAAACGCTTCACGCAGAAATCTACGCTCAACATCCACAAGCGAATACATACCG GAGAACGTCCGTACGCCTGTGATATCTGTCAGAAAAGATTTGCTGTGAAGAGCTATGTCACCGCGCACAG GTGGTCGCACGTGGCGGACAAGCCGCTGAGCTGCGAGCGCTGCTCCATGACGTTCACGTCCAAGAGCCAATTCGCGCTGCACATCCGCACGCACGCCACCGGACCCTGCTACGAGTGCAGCGTGTGCGGCCGTACCTTCGTGCGGGACAGCTACCTCATACG GCACCACAACCGAGTGCACCGCGAGAACCACAGCAACGTGTCGGCGAACAGCATCAGCACCATCAACAGCGTCGCCACCAATACTTCCAACTACGACTCGCCCGGCGTCTGCGACCTGAG TTTTGTGCCAATGGTGAACCGCTACATGACGTCGCAGGGCACTCAGGTGTCGATGGACACGACCAAGATGTCCGCCATGTCGCCGCAGTCTATCGCCTCTATTT CGTCGCCCCCTCCCCCGCACACGCCGACGCCGCAACCGCCGATGTCGGGACAGATGCGTCTCTCAGATTGA
- the LOC121735616 gene encoding zinc finger protein 2 homolog isoform X2: MFEQQIKAEPMSFYTHQHVNSGPPTIIRSESNHPIINMNQHQHEDSKDSLMQQQHQELMEHQDMQQDDDDVDNLSFKGMEDEGVEMDMDGRQCAQGMGVDMGSIQTKMEVSNGPQSIPRSKPQACKVCGKVLSSASSYYVHMKLHSGNKPFQCTVCDAAFCRKPYLDVHMRTHTGERPFQCDLCLKRFTQKSSLNTHKRVHTDEHMRALMVKDRPHKCELCGMRFTQSSSLNRHKKIHTEEHRRALLEKVRPYQCHICFMRFTQKSSLGRHGKIHTEEHIQSLINKVRPYQCDVCDKRFTQKSSLGTHKRIHTGERPFQCTVCLKSFTQKCALNLHEKIHTVQGRPFQCLSCPAAFTCKQYLEIHTRTHTGERPYQCDICLKRFTQKSSLNIHKRTHSVQGRPFQCLQCPAAFTCKQYLEIHNRTHTGERPYQCDVCLKRFAQKSTLNIHKRTHTVQGRPYQCTECPAAFTCKPYLEIHMRTHTGERPFECDVCYKRFTQKSTLNIHKRIHTGERPYACDICQKRFAVKSYVTAHRWSHVADKPLSCERCSMTFTSKSQFALHIRTHATGPCYECSVCGRTFVRDSYLIRHHNRVHRENHSNVSANSISTINSVATNTSNYDSPGVCDLSFVPMVNRYMTSQGTQVSMDTTKMSAMSPQSIASISSPPPPHTPTPQPPMSGQMRLSD; encoded by the exons ACCAGGACATGCAgcaagatgatgatgatgtcgaCAAT TTGAGCTTCAAGGGGATGGAGGATGAAGGAGTTGAAATGGACATGGACGGCAGACAATGTGcacaa GGAATGGGTGTCGACATGGGTTCAATCCAAACAAAAATGGAAGTATCAAACGGCCCGCAATCAATTCCACGCTCAAAACCTCAAGCTTGTAAG GTATGCGGCAAAGTGCTGTCTTCGGCATCATCGTATTACGTCCACATGAAGTTACACTCCGGGAACAAGCCGTTTCAATGCACA GTATGCGACGCAGCGTTCTGCCGCAAGCCGTATCTGGACGTGCACATGCGCACACACACCGGCGAGCGGCCGTTCCAGTGCGACCTGTGCCTCAAGCGCTTCACGCAGAAGTCCAGCCTCAACACGCACAAACGCGTCCACACCG ATGAGCACATGCGCGCGTTGATGGTGAAGGACCGACCGCACAAGTGCGAGCTCTGTGGGATGCGCTTCACGCAGAGCTCCAGCCTCAACAGACACAAGAAAATACACACGG AGGAGCACAGACGCGCCCTGTTAGAGAAAGTGCGGCCGTACCAGTGCCACATCTGTTTTATGCGCTTCACTCAGAAGTCCAGCCTGGGCCGTCACGGAAAGATACACACTG AGGAGCACATCCAATCGCTGATCAACAAAGTGCGCCCATATCAATGTGACGTCTGTGACAAGCGGTTCACGCAGAAGTCCAGCCTTGGCACCCATAAACGTATACACACCG GCGAGCGGCCGTTCCAGTGCACCGTCTGCCTCAAGTCCTTCACGCAGAAGTGCGCGCTCAATTTGCACGAAAAGATACATACGG TCCAGGGCAGACCGTTCCAGTGCCTGTCGTGTCCCGCCGCCTTCACCTGCAAGCAATACCTGGAGATACACACGCGCACGCACACCGGCGAGCGACCCTATCAGTGCGACATCTGCCTGAAGCGCTTCACGCAGAAGTCTTCGCTCAACATACACAAACGGACGCACTCAG TGCAGGGCCGGCCCTTCCAGTGCCTGCAGTGCCCCGCCGCCTTCACCTGCAAGCAGTACCTCGAGATCCACAACCGCACGCACACCGGCGAGCGTCCCTACCAGTGCGACGTCTGCCTCAAGAGGTTCGCGCAAAAGTCCACCCTCAACATTCACAAACGAACGCACACAG TGCAAGGTCGGCCGTATCAGTGCACGGAGTGTCCTGCGGCGTTCACTTGCAAGCCGTACCTGGAGATTCACATGCGCACACACACCGGCGAGCGGCCCTTCGAGTGCGATGTCTGTTACAAACGCTTCACGCAGAAATCTACGCTCAACATCCACAAGCGAATACATACCG GAGAACGTCCGTACGCCTGTGATATCTGTCAGAAAAGATTTGCTGTGAAGAGCTATGTCACCGCGCACAG GTGGTCGCACGTGGCGGACAAGCCGCTGAGCTGCGAGCGCTGCTCCATGACGTTCACGTCCAAGAGCCAATTCGCGCTGCACATCCGCACGCACGCCACCGGACCCTGCTACGAGTGCAGCGTGTGCGGCCGTACCTTCGTGCGGGACAGCTACCTCATACG GCACCACAACCGAGTGCACCGCGAGAACCACAGCAACGTGTCGGCGAACAGCATCAGCACCATCAACAGCGTCGCCACCAATACTTCCAACTACGACTCGCCCGGCGTCTGCGACCTGAG TTTTGTGCCAATGGTGAACCGCTACATGACGTCGCAGGGCACTCAGGTGTCGATGGACACGACCAAGATGTCCGCCATGTCGCCGCAGTCTATCGCCTCTATTT CGTCGCCCCCTCCCCCGCACACGCCGACGCCGCAACCGCCGATGTCGGGACAGATGCGTCTCTCAGATTGA
- the LOC121735616 gene encoding zinc finger protein 2-like isoform X11, whose translation MFEQQIKAEPMSFYTHQHVNSGPPTIIRSESNHPIINMNQHQHEDSKDSLMQQQHQELMEHQDMQQDDDDVDNLSFKGMEDEGVEMDMDGRQCAQGMGVDMGSIQTKMEVSNGPQSIPRSKPQACKVCGKVLSSASSYYVHMKLHSGNKPFQCTVCDAAFCRKPYLDVHMRTHTGERPFQCDLCLKRFTQKSSLNTHKRVHTDEHMRALMVKDRPHKCELCGMRFTQSSSLNRHKKIHTEEHRRALLEKVRPYQCHICFMRFTQKSSLGRHGKIHTEEHIQSLINKVRPYQCDVCDKRFTQKSSLGTHKRIHTVQGRPFQCLQCPAAFTCKQYLEIHNRTHTGERPYQCDVCLKRFAQKSTLNIHKRTHTVQGRPYQCTECPAAFTCKPYLEIHMRTHTGERPFECDVCYKRFTQKSTLNIHKRIHTGERPYACDICQKRFAVKSYVTAHRWSHVADKPLSCERCSMTFTSKSQFALHIRTHATGPCYECSVCGRTFVRDSYLIRHHNRVHRENHSNVSANSISTINSVATNTSNYDSPGVCDLSFVPMVNRYMTSQGTQVSMDTTKMSAMSPQSIASISSPPPPHTPTPQPPMSGQMRLSD comes from the exons ACCAGGACATGCAgcaagatgatgatgatgtcgaCAAT TTGAGCTTCAAGGGGATGGAGGATGAAGGAGTTGAAATGGACATGGACGGCAGACAATGTGcacaa GGAATGGGTGTCGACATGGGTTCAATCCAAACAAAAATGGAAGTATCAAACGGCCCGCAATCAATTCCACGCTCAAAACCTCAAGCTTGTAAG GTATGCGGCAAAGTGCTGTCTTCGGCATCATCGTATTACGTCCACATGAAGTTACACTCCGGGAACAAGCCGTTTCAATGCACA GTATGCGACGCAGCGTTCTGCCGCAAGCCGTATCTGGACGTGCACATGCGCACACACACCGGCGAGCGGCCGTTCCAGTGCGACCTGTGCCTCAAGCGCTTCACGCAGAAGTCCAGCCTCAACACGCACAAACGCGTCCACACCG ATGAGCACATGCGCGCGTTGATGGTGAAGGACCGACCGCACAAGTGCGAGCTCTGTGGGATGCGCTTCACGCAGAGCTCCAGCCTCAACAGACACAAGAAAATACACACGG AGGAGCACAGACGCGCCCTGTTAGAGAAAGTGCGGCCGTACCAGTGCCACATCTGTTTTATGCGCTTCACTCAGAAGTCCAGCCTGGGCCGTCACGGAAAGATACACACTG AGGAGCACATCCAATCGCTGATCAACAAAGTGCGCCCATATCAATGTGACGTCTGTGACAAGCGGTTCACGCAGAAGTCCAGCCTTGGCACCCATAAACGTATACACACCG TGCAGGGCCGGCCCTTCCAGTGCCTGCAGTGCCCCGCCGCCTTCACCTGCAAGCAGTACCTCGAGATCCACAACCGCACGCACACCGGCGAGCGTCCCTACCAGTGCGACGTCTGCCTCAAGAGGTTCGCGCAAAAGTCCACCCTCAACATTCACAAACGAACGCACACAG TGCAAGGTCGGCCGTATCAGTGCACGGAGTGTCCTGCGGCGTTCACTTGCAAGCCGTACCTGGAGATTCACATGCGCACACACACCGGCGAGCGGCCCTTCGAGTGCGATGTCTGTTACAAACGCTTCACGCAGAAATCTACGCTCAACATCCACAAGCGAATACATACCG GAGAACGTCCGTACGCCTGTGATATCTGTCAGAAAAGATTTGCTGTGAAGAGCTATGTCACCGCGCACAG GTGGTCGCACGTGGCGGACAAGCCGCTGAGCTGCGAGCGCTGCTCCATGACGTTCACGTCCAAGAGCCAATTCGCGCTGCACATCCGCACGCACGCCACCGGACCCTGCTACGAGTGCAGCGTGTGCGGCCGTACCTTCGTGCGGGACAGCTACCTCATACG GCACCACAACCGAGTGCACCGCGAGAACCACAGCAACGTGTCGGCGAACAGCATCAGCACCATCAACAGCGTCGCCACCAATACTTCCAACTACGACTCGCCCGGCGTCTGCGACCTGAG TTTTGTGCCAATGGTGAACCGCTACATGACGTCGCAGGGCACTCAGGTGTCGATGGACACGACCAAGATGTCCGCCATGTCGCCGCAGTCTATCGCCTCTATTT CGTCGCCCCCTCCCCCGCACACGCCGACGCCGCAACCGCCGATGTCGGGACAGATGCGTCTCTCAGATTGA
- the LOC121735616 gene encoding zinc finger protein 2 homolog isoform X6 has translation MFEQQIKAEPMSFYTHQHVNSGPPTIIRSESNHPIINMNQHQHEDSKDSLMQQQHQELMEHQDMQQDDDDVDNLSFKGMEDEGVEMDMDGRQCAQGMGVDMGSIQTKMEVSNGPQSIPRSKPQACKVCGKVLSSASSYYVHMKLHSGNKPFQCTVCDAAFCRKPYLDVHMRTHTGERPFQCDLCLKRFTQKSSLNTHKRVHTDEHMRALMVKDRPHKCELCGMRFTQSSSLNRHKKIHTEEHRRALLEKVRPYQCHICFMRFTQKSSLGRHGKIHTEEHIQSLINKVRPYQCDVCDKRFTQKSSLGTHKRIHTVQGRPFQCLSCPAAFTCKQYLEIHTRTHTGERPYQCDICLKRFTQKSSLNIHKRTHSVQGRPFQCLQCPAAFTCKQYLEIHNRTHTGERPYQCDVCLKRFAQKSTLNIHKRTHTVQGRPYQCTECPAAFTCKPYLEIHMRTHTGERPFECDVCYKRFTQKSTLNIHKRIHTGERPYACDICQKRFAVKSYVTAHRWSHVADKPLSCERCSMTFTSKSQFALHIRTHATGPCYECSVCGRTFVRDSYLIRHHNRVHRENHSNVSANSISTINSVATNTSNYDSPGVCDLSFVPMVNRYMTSQGTQVSMDTTKMSAMSPQSIASISSPPPPHTPTPQPPMSGQMRLSD, from the exons ACCAGGACATGCAgcaagatgatgatgatgtcgaCAAT TTGAGCTTCAAGGGGATGGAGGATGAAGGAGTTGAAATGGACATGGACGGCAGACAATGTGcacaa GGAATGGGTGTCGACATGGGTTCAATCCAAACAAAAATGGAAGTATCAAACGGCCCGCAATCAATTCCACGCTCAAAACCTCAAGCTTGTAAG GTATGCGGCAAAGTGCTGTCTTCGGCATCATCGTATTACGTCCACATGAAGTTACACTCCGGGAACAAGCCGTTTCAATGCACA GTATGCGACGCAGCGTTCTGCCGCAAGCCGTATCTGGACGTGCACATGCGCACACACACCGGCGAGCGGCCGTTCCAGTGCGACCTGTGCCTCAAGCGCTTCACGCAGAAGTCCAGCCTCAACACGCACAAACGCGTCCACACCG ATGAGCACATGCGCGCGTTGATGGTGAAGGACCGACCGCACAAGTGCGAGCTCTGTGGGATGCGCTTCACGCAGAGCTCCAGCCTCAACAGACACAAGAAAATACACACGG AGGAGCACAGACGCGCCCTGTTAGAGAAAGTGCGGCCGTACCAGTGCCACATCTGTTTTATGCGCTTCACTCAGAAGTCCAGCCTGGGCCGTCACGGAAAGATACACACTG AGGAGCACATCCAATCGCTGATCAACAAAGTGCGCCCATATCAATGTGACGTCTGTGACAAGCGGTTCACGCAGAAGTCCAGCCTTGGCACCCATAAACGTATACACACCG TCCAGGGCAGACCGTTCCAGTGCCTGTCGTGTCCCGCCGCCTTCACCTGCAAGCAATACCTGGAGATACACACGCGCACGCACACCGGCGAGCGACCCTATCAGTGCGACATCTGCCTGAAGCGCTTCACGCAGAAGTCTTCGCTCAACATACACAAACGGACGCACTCAG TGCAGGGCCGGCCCTTCCAGTGCCTGCAGTGCCCCGCCGCCTTCACCTGCAAGCAGTACCTCGAGATCCACAACCGCACGCACACCGGCGAGCGTCCCTACCAGTGCGACGTCTGCCTCAAGAGGTTCGCGCAAAAGTCCACCCTCAACATTCACAAACGAACGCACACAG TGCAAGGTCGGCCGTATCAGTGCACGGAGTGTCCTGCGGCGTTCACTTGCAAGCCGTACCTGGAGATTCACATGCGCACACACACCGGCGAGCGGCCCTTCGAGTGCGATGTCTGTTACAAACGCTTCACGCAGAAATCTACGCTCAACATCCACAAGCGAATACATACCG GAGAACGTCCGTACGCCTGTGATATCTGTCAGAAAAGATTTGCTGTGAAGAGCTATGTCACCGCGCACAG GTGGTCGCACGTGGCGGACAAGCCGCTGAGCTGCGAGCGCTGCTCCATGACGTTCACGTCCAAGAGCCAATTCGCGCTGCACATCCGCACGCACGCCACCGGACCCTGCTACGAGTGCAGCGTGTGCGGCCGTACCTTCGTGCGGGACAGCTACCTCATACG GCACCACAACCGAGTGCACCGCGAGAACCACAGCAACGTGTCGGCGAACAGCATCAGCACCATCAACAGCGTCGCCACCAATACTTCCAACTACGACTCGCCCGGCGTCTGCGACCTGAG TTTTGTGCCAATGGTGAACCGCTACATGACGTCGCAGGGCACTCAGGTGTCGATGGACACGACCAAGATGTCCGCCATGTCGCCGCAGTCTATCGCCTCTATTT CGTCGCCCCCTCCCCCGCACACGCCGACGCCGCAACCGCCGATGTCGGGACAGATGCGTCTCTCAGATTGA
- the LOC121735616 gene encoding zinc finger protein 2 homolog isoform X7, with amino-acid sequence MFEQQIKAEPMSFYTHQHVNSGPPTIIRSESNHPIINMNQHQHEDSKDSLMQQQHQELMEHQDMQQDDDDVDNLSFKGMEDEGVEMDMDGRQCAQGMGVDMGSIQTKMEVSNGPQSIPRSKPQACKVCGKVLSSASSYYVHMKLHSGNKPFQCTVCDAAFCRKPYLDVHMRTHTGERPFQCDLCLKRFTQKSSLNTHKRVHTDEHMRALMVKDRPHKCELCGMRFTQSSSLNRHKKIHTEEHRRALLEKVRPYQCHICFMRFTQKSSLGRHGKIHTEEHIQSLINKVRPYQCDVCDKRFTQKSSLGTHKRIHTGERPFQCTVCLKSFTQKCALNLHEKIHTGERPYECDACHKRFTQKSSLSIHKRTHTVQGRPFQCLSCPAAFTCKQYLEIHTRTHTGERPYQCDICLKRFTQKSSLNIHKRTHSVQGRPFQCLQCPAAFTCKQYLEIHNRTHTGERPYQCDVCLKRFAQKSTLNIHKRTHTGERPYACDICQKRFAVKSYVTAHRWSHVADKPLSCERCSMTFTSKSQFALHIRTHATGPCYECSVCGRTFVRDSYLIRHHNRVHRENHSNVSANSISTINSVATNTSNYDSPGVCDLSFVPMVNRYMTSQGTQVSMDTTKMSAMSPQSIASISSPPPPHTPTPQPPMSGQMRLSD; translated from the exons ACCAGGACATGCAgcaagatgatgatgatgtcgaCAAT TTGAGCTTCAAGGGGATGGAGGATGAAGGAGTTGAAATGGACATGGACGGCAGACAATGTGcacaa GGAATGGGTGTCGACATGGGTTCAATCCAAACAAAAATGGAAGTATCAAACGGCCCGCAATCAATTCCACGCTCAAAACCTCAAGCTTGTAAG GTATGCGGCAAAGTGCTGTCTTCGGCATCATCGTATTACGTCCACATGAAGTTACACTCCGGGAACAAGCCGTTTCAATGCACA GTATGCGACGCAGCGTTCTGCCGCAAGCCGTATCTGGACGTGCACATGCGCACACACACCGGCGAGCGGCCGTTCCAGTGCGACCTGTGCCTCAAGCGCTTCACGCAGAAGTCCAGCCTCAACACGCACAAACGCGTCCACACCG ATGAGCACATGCGCGCGTTGATGGTGAAGGACCGACCGCACAAGTGCGAGCTCTGTGGGATGCGCTTCACGCAGAGCTCCAGCCTCAACAGACACAAGAAAATACACACGG AGGAGCACAGACGCGCCCTGTTAGAGAAAGTGCGGCCGTACCAGTGCCACATCTGTTTTATGCGCTTCACTCAGAAGTCCAGCCTGGGCCGTCACGGAAAGATACACACTG AGGAGCACATCCAATCGCTGATCAACAAAGTGCGCCCATATCAATGTGACGTCTGTGACAAGCGGTTCACGCAGAAGTCCAGCCTTGGCACCCATAAACGTATACACACCG GCGAGCGGCCGTTCCAGTGCACCGTCTGCCTCAAGTCCTTCACGCAGAAGTGCGCGCTCAATTTGCACGAAAAGATACATACGG GCGAGCGGCCCTATGAGTGCGACGCGTGTCACAAGCGCTTCACGCAGAAGTCCAGCCTCAGTATACATAAGCGGACGCACACAG TCCAGGGCAGACCGTTCCAGTGCCTGTCGTGTCCCGCCGCCTTCACCTGCAAGCAATACCTGGAGATACACACGCGCACGCACACCGGCGAGCGACCCTATCAGTGCGACATCTGCCTGAAGCGCTTCACGCAGAAGTCTTCGCTCAACATACACAAACGGACGCACTCAG TGCAGGGCCGGCCCTTCCAGTGCCTGCAGTGCCCCGCCGCCTTCACCTGCAAGCAGTACCTCGAGATCCACAACCGCACGCACACCGGCGAGCGTCCCTACCAGTGCGACGTCTGCCTCAAGAGGTTCGCGCAAAAGTCCACCCTCAACATTCACAAACGAACGCACACAG GAGAACGTCCGTACGCCTGTGATATCTGTCAGAAAAGATTTGCTGTGAAGAGCTATGTCACCGCGCACAG GTGGTCGCACGTGGCGGACAAGCCGCTGAGCTGCGAGCGCTGCTCCATGACGTTCACGTCCAAGAGCCAATTCGCGCTGCACATCCGCACGCACGCCACCGGACCCTGCTACGAGTGCAGCGTGTGCGGCCGTACCTTCGTGCGGGACAGCTACCTCATACG GCACCACAACCGAGTGCACCGCGAGAACCACAGCAACGTGTCGGCGAACAGCATCAGCACCATCAACAGCGTCGCCACCAATACTTCCAACTACGACTCGCCCGGCGTCTGCGACCTGAG TTTTGTGCCAATGGTGAACCGCTACATGACGTCGCAGGGCACTCAGGTGTCGATGGACACGACCAAGATGTCCGCCATGTCGCCGCAGTCTATCGCCTCTATTT CGTCGCCCCCTCCCCCGCACACGCCGACGCCGCAACCGCCGATGTCGGGACAGATGCGTCTCTCAGATTGA